A stretch of DNA from Methanoculleus sp. SDB:
AGATAGGGGTGACGCCCCATCATCACGATGTCCTCGACGGTGAAATCAAAGGAGATGGAGGTCTCCTGCGGTACAACGCTCACCTCACGGGCGAGGTCACGATATGAGAAGCCAACAAGATCCCTCTCTTCGAGGAAGATGGCACCCGACCGGGGTATGAGGATCCTGCTGAGTGCCTTGATGAGCGTCGTCTTTCCCGACCCGTTCGGACCGATGATGCCGAAGAACGTCCCATCGGCGACCTTGAACGAGATGTGCGAAAGGATCCTCTCGATCTCGTCATACCCGACGTCGATGTCGTTTACATCGATCATGCGTTCATCCTCCTCCTGAGCAGGTAGACAAAGAAGGGGGCGCCGACGAACGAGGTGATGACTCCCACCGGCATCTCGTTTGCAAAACTCCGTGCGATCGTATCAGCCCAGAGGAGGAAGAGCCCTCCCGCGATCATTGCGGAGGGGAGGAGCAGCCGGTGGTCGGGCCCAACGATCAGCCGCATGATATGGGGGGTGATGAGGCCGATGAACCCGATGGCTCCGGCAATAGAGACAGCGATTCCGGTGATAAAGGAGCTGAATAAAAGGAGTATCTTCTTGAGACGCTCTACATTGACGCCGAGATGTACTGCCTCCTCCTCCCCCAGCGAGAGGATATTGAGGTCACGGGAGAAGACGAACAGAACGAGGCTTCCGATAAGGATCAGGAGGGCGGTCCGGACGTCGGACCATTCAACGGTCCAGAAACCGCCCATCAGCCAGAATATGATCTGGTGAAGGCTGTTTCCGGCTGAATACATAAGAAATGAGAGAAAAGCCGAGAAGAACATCGAGAGCGCGACACCCGTGAGGAGAAGGGTTTCAACGGGTGCCCTCCCCTTGCGGGTTGCGAGAATATAGACCGTGAAAGTGGCGCCGGTTGCCCCGATAAAGGCGAAAATCGGAAGTCCCTTCGCCCCGAGCAGCACAATGGAAACCGCCGCCCCCAACGCTGCGCCGGACGACGTGCCGATGATATAGGGATCGGCCATCGAGTTCTTGAAGAGTCCCTGCATGGCGGTACCCGCCACGGCAAGCCCGCACCCGACCAGAAAGGCGGTGATGACCCGCGGGAGGCGGATATCGAAGAAAACCATCGATGCGGTGCGATCAGTGAGGATCGCCTGCAGCGAGAGCTCCGTAGGTCCCATTGTGACGGTGATCAGCACGCTCACCAGCATCATGACAAGGAG
This window harbors:
- a CDS encoding iron ABC transporter yields the protein MKPRTVFTIAVLLVMMLVSVLITVTMGPTELSLQAILTDRTASMVFFDIRLPRVITAFLVGCGLAVAGTAMQGLFKNSMADPYIIGTSSGAALGAAVSIVLLGAKGLPIFAFIGATGATFTVYILATRKGRAPVETLLLTGVALSMFFSAFLSFLMYSAGNSLHQIIFWLMGGFWTVEWSDVRTALLILIGSLVLFVFSRDLNILSLGEEEAVHLGVNVERLKKILLLFSSFITGIAVSIAGAIGFIGLITPHIMRLIVGPDHRLLLPSAMIAGGLFLLWADTIARSFANEMPVGVITSFVGAPFFVYLLRRRMNA